CCGCGACCAGGCGGATGAAGCCCTGGCCAAGGGGCGCGAATCGCTGGAGAGCTCGATCAGCAACACGAGCGGGAAGATCCTCGAAAGCGCCCGCAGCAAGATCGCCGAAAAGATGGAGCACACCGCCGCTTCGATTCACGAGCGCGCCAAGAACCTCCGCCCGGACACCACGGCCGGATGAAAGCCTCGGCCGGGGATGGCAGAGGACAAGGAACGCGGACGGAGACGGCGCATGCGCACCGCACGACCGGGGTCGTCCGCCGGTGAAACCGCCAACCGGCGCGGCGGAAACGGGAAACACGGGATGGCCGCACCAGGAACCCCTTCGACGCCCAAACCGGAAGCCGGCCCTCGGAACGGCGGAATCCTCCTGGTGGAAACAGACGCCGAACTGAGGAACGCGGTGGCGATCTGCCTGAAAACGAACGGCTGGCGGATCTATCCGGCCGAGGGTTTCGAGCAAGCCCGCGAAATCCTGGAACGGACGGGCCCGGAGATCCTTGTCCTGATGAGTCTGGAAACACAGCCGGAACTGCAAGGCGCGATGATCGAATTGTTCCGGAAACGGCAAACCGGGCGTCGAAGGGGTTCCGTCATACTCGCGGTCGACCGGCGTCCGGAGGATGCCTGGCGGCGAAGATATCATCCGGACGCCGTGATCTTCAAACCGTTCGACGTGCGCTTCCTCTCCCGCCGGATCGCCCAACTGATGGGCGAAGCGGCCCATCCGGCCGGCTGACCGGCCGGCTTCCGCCGTCCCGGACGGGGGATGGAAGCATGCCGTTTCCTTGGGAGGCGCCAATGATCCGATACCACGACACCGTTTTTTGCGATGGGTGCGGCGCGGAAATCACATGGTCCCCGATGCTCGTCCGCGGCGGGGAGTATTGCTGCCGGGATTGCTCACAAGGCCGAAACTGCCGTTGCGGAGAGCGGATGGATTGGGAAGGCGATCGACGGACGACATCCGCGGAACAGGCCTCCGGGGCTGGGGCGGATAACCGCGCGCCGTAGGCAAGCGCCGCCCGCGCAGGGTCCGGCGCCGGGCGAAAGCGGTGCTTTTTCGGTCGCCGGGCCGCCTTTGGACCCGGAGAAGCGGCGGGGTTCCGGCCGCTTCTCCGGGCGCTCCTATTGATCCGGCGCAACAATCACAGGGAGGATCAGCCATGCTGTTTTCCAAATCGGATTTGCCCGCCCTAACCCGGACTCCTCAGGCAGGGCTTTGCGTCTCGATGTTCGCCCCCACCCACCGCTTCGGCCGGCAGAAGGAGCAGGATCCGATCCGCCTCAGGAACCTGATCCGGTCGGCCGAACGCAAGCTGCGGTCGGAGGGAATGCGCCCCTCCGACGCGGCCGAAACGCTCGATCCGGCGCGCGAGATGATCCGGACTCCGGGATTCTGGCGCCATCAAAACGACGGCCTGGCGATTTTCCTTTCCCCCGCCGTCCGGCGCGTTTACCGTCTGCCAATTCGACCGCCCCGCACCTTGGCCGTCGGGCGCCGGTTTCACATCCGCCCGCTGCTGCCGCTGTTGTACGAGGACGGCCAATTCTGCCTCCTGACCCTCAGCCGGAACGGCGGGCGGTTTTTTTGGGGCAATCGCGACGGATTGTCGCCCCTCGCCGGCGATTCCATTCCCGGATCCCCGCCCGACGCCCTATCTTCCGATGGTTCCGGAAAACAAATACAGTGGCACACGCGCACCGGCGACCTCGGCGGACGGGGAAGGCGCGCCGCGGTGTTCCACGGCCAGGGAGGGGGAATGGAACAACGCAAGGATGATCTTCTCCGCTTTTTCCGGCGCATGGACCGCGGCTTGATTCCGCTCCTCCGCGGAAGCCGCCTGCCGCTGGTCGTGGCCGGGGTGGATTATCTGCTGCCGATCTACCGCAAAGCGAACACCTACCCGCACCTAACTGCCGTCCTGCCGGTGGGCAATCCCGACCGGATATCCGACCGGCGGCTTCACCTCCTGGCGTGGGAGGCGGTGCGGCCGGTCTTCACCCGGCGCCGGCGCGAAGCCTTCCTAGCCTACCGGCGCTTAGCCGCCGCGGGGGATCCCCGCGCGTGCGCGGATTTGCCGGCCGTCTTGACGGCGGCTTTTCAAGGACGCGTGGAAACGCTTTTCATGGACGCCCAGGGGCAGGAATGGGGGGTTTTCGACGCCGGAACCGGCAAATACACGCTGTTTTCCGGTCGGGAAGAGGGGGCCGAGGACCTGCTGGAACTCGCGGCCGTGCAGGTGTGCCTGAAGGGAGGTCAGGTTTTCGCCGTCGCCCGGGCGCAGATTCCCGCGGGTTCAAAAATCGCGGCGCTGCTTTCCGGTT
Above is a window of Anaerolineales bacterium DNA encoding:
- a CDS encoding YtxH domain-containing protein, with amino-acid sequence MTNNQSSLPVVGAFVLGSVVGGLAGALAGILLAPKSGSEMQADIKRRVTDFRDQADEALAKGRESLESSISNTSGKILESARSKIAEKMEHTAASIHERAKNLRPDTTAG